GGTTTGATAATCGACAAGGCGCGTTCTACAGCCATTTATATTCTCCAAAAGTTGACTAAAACAATAATAAAGCTAACTTATTAAAATACCACGTTAAACGAATGAAATAAACCTTTTTCGGCGATATCAAAGACTTCTATTTCTGTCTAGCGGCTGTATGTCTGTTACAGGCTTGAATTTCATGCTAGCATGATCGCGCGCGCAATTTGGCTAATAGAACAAAGAGGATAAAGCCGATGCTGGAACATAACGCCATTATCAACGAAGAGCAAAACGATTTAAAGAAAAGGGCTACTCGCCGACTGATCGTTGCTGTTTCATTAGTTTTAGCTGCGGTAGCTATTTTGACGGTTTTGAGCAAACAAAAGCCATCCAGGCCTGTTGCCCAGGAATTACCATCAACTACCGTTCAATTAACCCCTCAACCCGCGGTTGAACCTCCACCAGCGATAGAGACATCACCTGCCCCTGCTCCTGAGCCTGAATCCAAACCAGTAGAAACGCCCTCTGCTGCTGCACCAGCAAGCCCGCCAGAAACACCACCTCCTCCGCAGGTTTCAGCGCAACCAGAAATTCAACATTCTCAGCCTGCTTCTACTTCACAAAAGCGACCGGCTCAACCCCAGCCAGCTTTGACAATTGAATCGGCACAAAAAACGGCTATTCCGCACGCTGAAAAACCTGTACCAGCACCTGCTCCAAAAACCCAGACCGTCACCACAGGTCCGAAAACATTTGTTCTCCAGTTAGGCGTGTTTTCCAACCCCGCCAATGCTATTCAGTTACAGGAAAAGTTAGCGCAACATGGCATTCAGTCATACACTGAAACCAGGGTACATGTAGGGCCGTTTAAAGATAAGGCTGAGGCTGACAAGGCCATGGAGAAAATCCGTACTTTAGGCATTGGCGCAGTTGTCGTGCAACATTAACAATTTATTGGATAAATAATTCCACAATGCCCGCTTTTTTCTTACTAGCAAATAAGCAACTTGTCGATATAATTGAATTTTGCAAAAACGGTCCTATGCATTGTTACATGACAGGTTTTTCAACATGACGCAAGAAACAGTGATATCAGTATCTCTTAAGGCTTATTTGCAGTTACTGAAAAAAAATGAAATCAAAAAATCCGATGTTGCCCGTAGCGAACATTTTGCCAGGCTGATCATTTCTAAACTTGGCGAGCAAACAATCACCTCAGTTGCCTACCGAAATGCTGTCAATTTAATGCTGAATTCCATCCCGGATATGTATCGCTCACACGCTTCTACAGTTGCACGCGAGCTTTTTCCGTTTCTGACATCTGATTTTAAATCGGTGGCACTATTAATGAGCACGGGAAATTACCGTGGCATCCGCGAGAACTGCGAGGTATTGTTTGATTGCAATATCAAAAGCATTGACGAGATGTTGAAAATTACTGAAGTGGCTATTCTTTCAGAACGCGAATCTGCGATACATAGCAGATATTTGTCTTACCTGAGTACACTTGGCATTGCCCAACAGGCCATCCACACACGAGCGAGACTTTCAAAAGCGGTAATGTATCTTACTCGAAATATCGACCTCGACAACAAGAGCTATAGTGCACTTTTGGATAGTATGTTGCCATTATTCAGCCTGGAAGAAACCAAGAAGTATCTCGTCTCCATTGCCCGAGAATTTTACTTTTTTTTAAATGAAGATATAAACGCACCTGCCCAGGCAGCTGCCAGCTTTGAAAAATCAAACACCACCATATCCAAGCAACCTCAGCAAAGTTAGCTTACTTTCCCCCATACATTAAATTCGGCAACCATAAAGAAAGCTGGGGTATGTAGGTTACTAGTAACAAGACCGCCGTCACCACCAAAATCCATGGTGATGCCGCTTTGGTAACATCTGTCAGCCCCATTTTGGCCAAGCCACTTGCAACGTAAAGATTCAATCCAACAGGTGGTGTAATCATGCCCAACTCCATATTGATTGTCATGATGATACCAAGATGGATCGGGTCGATTCCCAGCTTGATTGCCACTGGCAAAAATAAAGGCGCAAGAATCAAAATAATTGACGATGGCTCCATGAAGTCACCGGCAAAGAATAACAGCACGTTAACAAAAAGCAGGAACATCCAAGGGGTAAGCCCTTGCTCGATAATCCATTGAGCGAGCGATTGAGGAATATTTTCCGTCGTCAGTAGAAAAGAAAACAACATGGCATTGGTGATTATGTAGAGCAGCATTGCACTCATATTCGCCGATTCCAGCAATACCTTTGGCACTCGCTTCAAAGGAAGATCGCCATAAACAAATACCGCTATCACAAAGGCATAAACAGCACTTACGGCTGCGGCTTCTGTCGGCGTAAATATGCCGCCATAAATACCGCCTATGACAATAACCACCAACAACAATCCCCATACGGAATCACGAAAAGATTGCCAAACTTCCTTGAATGAAGCTCTTTCCATGGTAGGAAACCCTTTCGCTCTGGCCACGGCATAGGTCACACCGAGCAAAGCAAACATCATGATCATTGCTGGCACGATCCCTGCAATAAACAATTTACCAATACTTTCCGAAGTGCTCACACCATAAATCACCATCACAATAGATGGCGGCACTAGAATTCCCAGACCGCCTGAAGTAGATACCACACCTACTGCAAATTTTTTGGTATAACCATGCTTGACCATGGCTGGCAACATGATGGAACCGATAGCGACGACGGTTGCCGGACTTGAGCCGCTAATGGCAGCAAAAAATGCACATGACAATACCGCTGCCATGGCTAATCCTCCACGCATCCAGCCCACTAGCGAGATCGCAAAGCGTACAATGCGGGTTGCTATCCCCCCTGATGTAAGAAAGGTCCCGGATAGAATGAAAAATGGAATG
The genomic region above belongs to Sulfurirhabdus autotrophica and contains:
- a CDS encoding SPOR domain-containing protein, translated to MLEHNAIINEEQNDLKKRATRRLIVAVSLVLAAVAILTVLSKQKPSRPVAQELPSTTVQLTPQPAVEPPPAIETSPAPAPEPESKPVETPSAAAPASPPETPPPPQVSAQPEIQHSQPASTSQKRPAQPQPALTIESAQKTAIPHAEKPVPAPAPKTQTVTTGPKTFVLQLGVFSNPANAIQLQEKLAQHGIQSYTETRVHVGPFKDKAEADKAMEKIRTLGIGAVVVQH
- a CDS encoding TRAP transporter large permease, with product MTGAIIFILLFVMLLTGTPISIALGMAVLVFLFTVSTIPVEIISQKLFTGLDSFSIMAIPFFILSGTFLTSGGIATRIVRFAISLVGWMRGGLAMAAVLSCAFFAAISGSSPATVVAIGSIMLPAMVKHGYTKKFAVGVVSTSGGLGILVPPSIVMVIYGVSTSESIGKLFIAGIVPAMIMMFALLGVTYAVARAKGFPTMERASFKEVWQSFRDSVWGLLLVVIVIGGIYGGIFTPTEAAAVSAVYAFVIAVFVYGDLPLKRVPKVLLESANMSAMLLYIITNAMLFSFLLTTENIPQSLAQWIIEQGLTPWMFLLFVNVLLFFAGDFMEPSSIILILAPLFLPVAIKLGIDPIHLGIIMTINMELGMITPPVGLNLYVASGLAKMGLTDVTKAASPWILVVTAVLLLVTYIPQLSLWLPNLMYGGK